The Aspergillus fumigatus Af293 chromosome 5, whole genome shotgun sequence nucleotide sequence CGTGCAGGTAGCAGTTGCCGGTAGGAGTCACCGTGGGAGTGCAATCAGGAGGTTTTCTCTATGTttgggttttttttttttttttttttttttttttttaatctATCTCGTTGGAGCTGGAAGACTCGCATGTTGTTTGATCCACGTCCAGGTGTTTATCCCAAACATACGCATTCAGCAGAATGAAGATGCTTGGgattctccttgtccttctttcGTGGACTGGCTATGTTACAGCCAACAacatggagaagctggccgCAGCTTTGCCCTCATGCGCAGTAAGTCAGCAGTAGTACATTATCGGCTTGGAGGGGCATGCTCATATATCTAGCTGCAATGCATGGTGTCGACGATTCCTCATTCTCCCTGCACCCTCACAAACCAAACGTGTATGTGTACGGATCCGGTCTTTACCGGCACACTTGAGATATGTGTCCAAGCAAAGTGTACCATTCGCGAGTCTCTAGGTAAGACCATGTCTGTGGGCTCCGAGCGTCCGAATGACTGACCAGATTAGCTACGAAGAATGTGACTTCATCAGCTTGTGAGATGCCGGTTCGAGACCGGACCCGTGTGGTCTCTATCGCCGGGGTTGCTGGAGGTGCTCTGGCACTCTTTGCTTTTGTTTTGCGTATGATCGCAAGGCTGCCATGCTGTGGCGGTCAGTTTGGGATGGATGACTTGGCAATGATTGTAACGATGGTGAGAAGCGTTGGCATTTGCCCAGTTGAGTGAAGCTAATTTGCCCAGTCACTGGTGATCCCTCTTCCTGCATTGTCGGCTGTCTGTGTGTAATCCTCATCCTGCCTGGTCACCAATGCTGGGTATATACTGACTCTCATCGCAGTGGCCAATTTAGGCCTGGGAAAAGACACATGGACAGTGTCACCCGACAATATCACACATATCCTCTATGTAAGTTTCCCCAAATGGCAGTGTCACTGGTGATATTGACAGAGCCCCAAGATCTACTTCTATGACGAACTATTGTATCTCAGTATCATCCCACTGACCAAGATTTCCATCTGTCTCTTCTACCTGCGTGTGTTTCCGGCGCGGCCTTTTCGAATGATGACATACATTGTCATAGGGCTAAACACAGGGTTCCTGATTGCTTTTGTCTTGATCTCGGTCTTTCAATGCAGACCCATCAAGGGCGCCTGGCTGCACTGGGACGGGGAAGGCCACTACTCGTGCAACAACATCAATGCCCAAGGCtggtctgcagcagccatcaACATGGTCCTGGATCTCATTGTTATGGCGCTGCCACTGCGCGAGCTGTATCGGCTCAATCTCTCACTGCGCAAGAAGCTTTTTGTCATGTCCATGTTCAGTCTAGGAATCTTGTAAGTCTTCGGCTTGCATACCATGTCTTCTCATACGACAGACATCTTCTCACCGCTGATGCTGCACAGTGTCACTTTGGTCAGTATCGTCCGACTCAACTCACTCATTCATTTTGCCGCGACCAATAATCTTACCTGTAAGTCCAATCCTGGGATGTGAATTGCACGGTACCTCTCTGACGATTGTTCTATATCACAGGGGACTATGTCGAAATCGGATACTGGAGTACAATCGAAGTCCATGTGGGCATCATTTGCGCCTGTCTGCCGGCCATTCGTGCCTTACTGCGTCGTCTATGTCCGACCCTGTTCGGAGACACTACGGGCGCAGCTTCCAAGCCGAGCGGGACTCGGTCAGGGAGAGCTGCTTCCAGAGGGGAGGGAAATATTCTCAATCGTCCGAGCCTGAGCGCTTGGCCAGAAGGAAAGTTTGTGCCGTTGGTGGACTTGGAACATCCCCCAAGAGACGCCGGTCGCCCAGCATGATATGGACGGCGTCTGGACGAAAATCCCGCACGTCGTATTGCAAATAATTGTCTTATTCACATtcattctttcctttgtcatgATATGTCATTCTTATAATCTAAGGCTTTTGATTCCATTGGCGTCACTTCGACTCCGTTCTACCTACAAAGCACCAATATCTTCATAATCATCCGCATTTGGTGTTGATCAGATTTGGACGGTAGTATCCACTGGCTTCTTGTCGATTATTTACGTTGCGCGCTGCCATGGACTATACATCCCATTACAATAAAGCTTaaacagcagcaatggctcAGTTTCCCGGAATTTCTCGACCCGCCAACTGGAAGCCGCATAATGGCACTTAAGCATGCTTCCAGGAAAGATACGCCGGTTACAGCGTTTGACACACAACCCAATTGGGCATATTCCCCATGCAGTAAGCCACACGATGGCTGTCTGCCATTAGTAGAAAGTGGGCCTGCAAATTGTCTCTCGGAAAAAGCCTTGTATTACAAGGCGAGCTGTCAATTGTCCTTTAGGCTAGGCACTGACATCCGGCTAAGTCTCAACCGTCTGTCAAAACGGCGCGAACTTTGCTGAGCGCCACCTTTCTCGGCTCCACAAGGTACAGGCTGTATTGGTGGGCACAGCAATGGCGGGAAATAAATGATCGTCCAGAGCTAGACCTCTGCGGAGATGATCCGACACTACGGAGTGCCTAGGACGATTATTGTTGGTTAGGTGCGGGAAATACGCAGTTATCACCCCGGGTAATGGTCCCTGCAAATAATTCACATACTTGAACATAGTTATGACAATAGTGATAGGGAAATAGCGGCAGTGACATGGATTGGGAAGAGTATATCCGTTGTATGGCGCTCTCTGCTAAGGAGACATTGAGGCATCCTAGTGTGTTTTGACCGCTCACTTGgaacctcctcctcgaacaTCCATTCTAGCAAACATTACCAATGTTCGCTCGACTAGGGGGCAACGCGGGAACGCATTTTAAGCACGTAGACTGGGGCTAATGTCCTTTGGGTTCAGGCCGGCGTGGGAGGCTTGAATATTCCTTGAGCTCGAGCCAGTCCGTCCGTATTGTTGCTCCTAGTCAGGTACGCTCATGTGCGCCACTCGCAGCGATAAAACCAAGCCTCAGGGCCACTGGTAATTGGAGAAACAGCGGACCATCCACCGTCTGTTTGCGAATGTCGATCAATACTCACGTTGGCTGCGTGATGGAAAACGTTGCGACAGCGGTAATTCAGGAGACTCTGCTTCTGAAGTTCTGTAGATATAAACTCGTCTTGCATCAGAGCTTTGCTCGTTGCTAGAATCACTTTGTCCGGCAGCATCGCAAGCCCCTTGACCACAACGTCATTGATGGTCCAACATGCACATCAGCAAGGGCTTCTCAATATGCACCCTCCTCTTTGGGACTTTGGTCAGGTACGCAGCCTGGTTGCATACCTCATTTAGATCGCCCAAATCCATACGGACTGACACTCTCATTCTCTGTTGTTAGCGGTCATGATGCAGACCATCAAGCGTATCACAAACCCTGGGCTCGGTCAACATATAATGCGCCGCGGGCGACCAATGGGACCGCAGAGTATGATTACATCGTTGTCGGCTCAGGACCCGGAGGAGGCCCTCTCGCAGCCAGGCTAGCAATTGCCGGGTTCAAGGTGTTGTTGCTCGATGCCGGAGATGATCAAGGAGATGCCCTCCAACAACAAGTTCCCGCTCTTCAACTGCAATCAACCGAGTATGAGCCAATGAGATGGGACTATTTTGTGAATCACTACTCGGATCTCGAGCGCCAGAAACAAGACTCCAAGATGACCTACAGGACTCCTGCCGGGGAGTTGTACGTGGGTCAGAATCCACCAGCGAACTCGGAACCCCTGGGCATATTGTATCCCCGTGCAGGCACATTGGGTGGTTGCTCGGCACACAACGCCATGATGTGAGTCTCCTTGATTGCATGAGATTCCCCGGCTGTATGTTGACTCCGATAGCACCATCTATCCCTATGAGAGTGACTGGCAAGATCTGGCCATGCTTACTGGGAATGACTCCTGGGCCCCTCATAAGATGCGCGGCTACTTCACACGCCTCGAGCGCAACCGATACCTTCCCAGCAGCCTGGCAGGCCATGGTTTTGACGGTTGGCTGACCACCAGTCTGACCCAATTGACCCTAGTACTGGAGGATCAGAAGCTGTTGTCCTTGGTCATTGCGGCAGCCACCGCAGTGGGAAAGTCTCTGCTGGGCATGATCATCACTACCGTCACTGGGTTAGGTGAAATTCTGCTGCGAGACATCAACAACCCCCTGCCCACCCGCGACCAGGAGACTGGACTCTTTCAGATCCCCATCGCGGTAGACGTACCCGAGTACAAACGTACCGGTCCTCGAGACTTCCTCATGAAGACAGTTAACAGTGTCAACAAAGACGGCTCTCGCAAATACCACCTAGACATCCAATTGAATACTCTAGTAACAAATGTTCGTTTTGATACGACCGGTGAGCGGCCCAGAGCCATCGGCGTCGACTATCTCCGGAGCCAAAGCCTGTACCGCGCCGATCCCCGTGCCAGCAAAGCATCCGCAGGAACTCCTGGCAGTGTCAACGCTGCCAAGGAGGTGATCCTCTCGGCAGGCACCTTCAACACGCCCCAGCTGCTCAAGCTCAGTGGTATTGGGCCGAAGGAAGAGCTGAGCAAGTGGAACATCCGCACCCTGGTGAACTTGCCTGGCGTGGGCAAGAACCTGCAAGACCGATACGAGACCGGACTTGTGGGCAAGGCCCCTACCGATTTTGTCCTCACAAGCAAGTGCACATTCATGTATAGCATGCCTGATCCCTGCCTGGACCAGTGGAAGAACAACGCCATTAACAAGGGTACCTATACGACCAACGGGATTGCCATCGCTATCGTCCGTAAGACATCCACGGCCGAGGGAAAGCCGGATGTGCTCATTTCAGGGGCTCCCGTCAACTTTCCAGGGTATTATCCCAACTACTCGTACGAGGGCCTGAAGGATGCGCAATACTGGACCTGGATTACCCTGAAAGCCCAGAGCCGGAACAATGCCGGCACGGTCGAACTGCGCTCCGCGGACCCTAGAGATACTCCgatcatcaacttcaacTCCTTCGATAGTGGCGTTACGGACAATGGCGCGGACGAGAAGGATCTTCAGGCTGTCTATGAGTCGATGCTGTTCTCACGCAAGATCTTCAACGATCTGGTGCCTTTGGACGGCAAATTTGAAGAAGTATGGCCGGGTCCCAACGTGACTTCCGAGGCGGACCTGAAGGACTTTATCAAGCGGGAGGCTTGGGGCCATCATGCCTGCTGTACCGCCGCCATTGGAGCCGACGAGGATCCGAACGCTGTTCTTGACTCGGACTTCCGGGTGCGTGGTGTGGATGGCCTGCGCGTGGTGGATGCTTCGGTGTTCCCCAAGATCCCGGGATGGTACATTGCGCTTCCCATCTATATGATCAGCGAGAAGGCGGCCGACGTCATTATTGCTGATGCTGCATGAATTTTCTCTCTGTGATGTATGTACATTTCCCTGTTCTTGTCGGAGCGTTGCTGTTGAGGATTGTTGTATGTTAAACTACCTTCGGCCATGATCCTAATCAGTCGAGACCTGCACGAGCATCTTGGTAGACATTGTACTTCGGTATGCTCTTGATTCTAGAATCTTTACAATTTCGAGCCTGACTTGGCTACTTTAATCAGAGCCCGACCGTTGCTCAGGACGACCTTCCCCTTGTCATTCTTGGTCACAAATCGGATCTCTTCGAACCCATCCGTGGCATTGCTGACCCTCCACATTTCCGTGGTGAGACGGTCACCCGGTCTCACTGGCGATGCAAAGCGTGCCTGGAATTCGCGAAAGTTGTTGGGGTCGCTGCCGCCAAACGCCTTGAGAACGGCATGAGCAGTACTGTTCCAGCTGAAGAGGCCgtggatgatggtgcctCCGAAGCCCATCTGTTGCCCTGGCTCGGGTGTAGCATGAAGAGGGTTATAGTCGCCGTTTAGACTTTAGGAAGCACAGATCAGCCAAAGATTCGCATCGAAAAGCGCACGCGCCGCGACGACTTACCGATACAGAAGAGGGGTTTCGGCTGTAGTTTGCACTTCATGTGTGGCATCCGGTTTACGGCCTTCTGGGGGAGGATAGTTGGGAGTGCTAGGACCTAGGAACCCAAGTTAAAGTTAATGACCGCAatttgagaagaaggacGTGAGTAACTGACCTTTGGGACCACCCCAGTTACCCTGGCCAACAAAGAACCCACTGCTCACAATCTTGGTGTAGATCTCCCCCGTTGCTTTGTCCACGATGGTTTGTTCGGTTTCCATCACTGAACcagccttgcccttgtcatAGACACCGATGACCTTGCTGCGCAATTCAAACTGCTTGCCAGCACTGCTTGGGGGCAGGGGCTTGAGGACGGTCAATTTCCGCTGGCCGTCAACCGACCGTTTGGGATCGAATTTGGGGACTCCAGGAACCGGGTTGGCTTTTTGACGAGCATAGAAGTCGGTCACCTCGGAGTCTGTGAGCTTGAATGCTATGTTACAAGGTACGTCAGCCGGACTGGTCATAAAGTGTACTCTCTTTGTCGGCGCAACTTACACAGGATAATCGGATAAGTTGGAAAGACGGCAAAATTGGGATGCAGCTCCTGTATGAACTGTTAGTCCTGATACTGAGTCGAGACGGCAGAGGGCCTTCATACGTAGAGAAAGTGCAGTTCGTCAGCGGTTACCCCGATGCTGTTGGCAAAGAGCAACGCATCTCGCTTGAGCCAGGAGACTTCCTGGGCGGGGAATTCATAACCAGCTCCGGGTCCGGACATTGTGTTTTGAGGAGGAATGTAGATTTTTCTTTTAGTCTGCAATCGATGAAAATACCACGATTGATGTGaggcggatgatgatggccatTTATGTATGTGGTGTTTATGCGGGGTTGCCGAGGCATTTCGGGACGCGTTGTATTCAAGGAGACCGAGCTTCGTGCAACTTTGGATTTATCAACACGTTCCATTCGCTCCATCGGGGATGTACAATTCTGGGCAGATCTAACTCGAATACCTCTGTGAGGCCGTGCGGTTAGAAGAAGATCATTTACAGGTATCAAAGCGGTCTTTGTACGGATCATGATGATTGAGTTAGGAGTAGAGATATATTTAAGGAACAGCTTCTGATGCGCACAACCAAGGACGTAACATCGCTCCAAACTGTGAACTCTGCGACCTACAAATTTAAAGCAGGAGACCATTTCTACAATGAGGGATGTCAAATTCGCAATAGAGCATGcgccatcttcatttttGAATCTGGAGGTTGGGGGCCCGAAAAACAAGGATCACGTGATAAACATGCACCAGATCGATTGTGAAAAGGCCACATCGGTTGAGCAGGCTTGATGGATGTAGAGTTACATATCTGAGCCATTAAAATCAAATCTGACCCTCGCAGTCAAGATCAGTCATCAGGAGACTACTGGCTTAAGTCTATACTTAGAAATAAAGTAAACCGAGCTGCCAAAATCTCTAACCATACCACTTGGAGGGTCCGCTATGACGCACCCAACATCAAGGGCATGGGCTCGAATCTGGGCAGCACCATAACCAGTTTTCGGCACATGTAAGCTTGGCACATCTGCCTCTGTAACCACCTCTACCCAGAGTAGCAGGGTCTGCTTGAGTAGCTGTAGATAGCCTGTCTGTTTTGAGAATGAATCAAAAGGGCGGCAATGTGCTATAAAGCTTGTAAGTCATGAGGCTACACTTTTCACTAACAACTCAGTTTCTGATAGTGGTGACCAGGACTTACTGAGAGTGATTAGGGACCTGGTTTGGTCTAGCTGGGAGCTAATGTCAATATGAATCTTCAGAAGCACAACGCCTGCAAGCAGGGCTTGTATTTTACCACATTATCAAAGTAACCCATCTTTCTATACGCGCAGATCTTTCGGACCTGGGGGATCCAATGGCGTCGTTCGACCACAATGGCAGAGCTGCACATGTGGTATATATCTTACCATTGCTTGCTCCCCAACTTATTTCATTATGAGAATCATCATATAATAAGTAATTACCACAGAAACCATTGGACATCTGAGTTGAATAAACGGTTCCTTCCACTCTTTCCTAGCCGTACTAGAGTGGTcgtgggttgggtttgggtcaacccatGGCATAGAAAACCCACCCTAAAACCCATGCGGGTTGGGTTATGGGTATCCCATGGGTTACCCATATCCATATAGGTTTGATGCTAACATCTCATACCCATGCCAGTTGGGTTAGGGCCAATCCAAACCCACCCACATTGCAGGTcgggtcagccagtctacGCGGGTCAACACTTTTGGTGCACGCCTCCGTAGTACTATGTAGAAACCTCAGCCCACCGCCGCCGCTAAAGTAGAACCCAACCCCGCTGGAACCGACGAGGATCGACTAGCTTAAATTAAAGGGCCTCTCAAGGATGAATAGATGCTGCTCTTCAAAAACTCAAAACAATTCTGCTCTCCTCCCCTTCCCCCAGGGTCTGGATTATTATTCCCTTATATCTCAGCAACCACTAGATATATTGAATTAACAACCTTGATAATCCCACAGAGCTCATAATGGCTGTATACAAAAGTCAAACTCTGGAGATTTGGCAGCTTACCCAGCTCTGGCCTTGGCGGGATTCCTTACTGTCTCTGTTCATCGGCTGGCTCCGACCCCCAAAGCAGGACTGATTGATTGAGTTCAGTCTATCTATGCACTTAGTCTCAGAACCATCAACCCTGAGTCCATGACAAGTAAATAAGGATATACCTGAGAGTCACGGTTCACAGAGCCATATCAATTACCCATGTTTATTAATTTCTCCTTAGCATATATCAGGCGTAGAGACATGCTACATTGGAATAGCAACTCACAATACGACTGACttagaaaaaagaaaagagatggACACGTAGTCCTTGGACATAGGATCTCACGTCAAGTCTggttgttctgtatctaccATTCCTTCGTCAGACCCAAGAAATCCTTATCCTGGGTCA carries:
- a CDS encoding GMC family oxidoreductase, translating into MHISKGFSICTLLFGTLVSGHDADHQAYHKPWARSTYNAPRATNGTAEYDYIVVGSGPGGGPLAARLAIAGFKVLLLDAGDDQGDALQQQVPALQLQSTEYEPMRWDYFVNHYSDLERQKQDSKMTYRTPAGELYVGQNPPANSEPLGILYPRAGTLGGCSAHNAMITIYPYESDWQDLAMLTGNDSWAPHKMRGYFTRLERNRYLPSSLAGHGFDGWLTTSLTQLTLVLEDQKLLSLVIAAATAVGKSLLGMIITTVTGLGEILLRDINNPLPTRDQETGLFQIPIAVDVPEYKRTGPRDFLMKTVNSVNKDGSRKYHLDIQLNTLVTNVRFDTTGERPRAIGVDYLRSQSLYRADPRASKASAGTPGSVNAAKEVILSAGTFNTPQLLKLSGIGPKEELSKWNIRTLVNLPGVGKNLQDRYETGLVGKAPTDFVLTSKCTFMYSMPDPCLDQWKNNAINKGTYTTNGIAIAIVRKTSTAEGKPDVLISGAPVNFPGYYPNYSYEGLKDAQYWTWITLKAQSRNNAGTVELRSADPRDTPIINFNSFDSGVTDNGADEKDLQAVYESMLFSRKIFNDLVPLDGKFEEVWPGPNVTSEADLKDFIKREAWGHHACCTAAIGADEDPNAVLDSDFRVRGVDGLRVVDASVFPKIPGWYIALPIYMISEKAADVIIADAA
- a CDS encoding putative peroxisomal dehydratase, translating into MSGPGAGYEFPAQEVSWLKRDALLFANSIGVTADELHFLYELHPNFAVFPTYPIILSFKLTDSEVTDFYARQKANPVPGVPKFDPKRSVDGQRKLTVLKPLPPSSAGKQFELRSKVIGVYDKGKAGSVMETEQTIVDKATGEIYTKIVSSGFFVGQGNWGGPKGPSTPNYPPPEGRKPDATHEVQTTAETPLLYRLNGDYNPLHATPEPGQQMGFGGTIIHGLFSWNSTAHAVLKAFGGSDPNNFREFQARFASPVRPGDRLTTEMWRVSNATDGFEEIRFVTKNDKGKVVLSNGRALIKVAKSGSKL
- a CDS encoding putative integral membrane protein, producing MPVRDRTRVVSIAGVAGGALALFAFVLRMIARLPCCGGQFGMDDLAMIVTMSPKIYFYDELLYLSIIPLTKISICLFYLRVFPARPFRMMTYIVIGLNTGFLIAFVLISVFQCRPIKGAWLHWDGEGHYSCNNINAQGWSAAAINMVLDLIVMALPLRELYRLNLSLRKKLFVMSMFSLGIFFQAERDSVRESCFQRGGKYSQSSEPERLARRKVCAVGGLGTSPKRRRSPSMIWTASGRKSRTSYCK